The genomic interval TCATTTGAACTTGGAAACGATTCCATTGCCGCCAACAAATCGGATCTTATCGAAAAATCTTTCAATCTGTGCTTAAAAATGTCTTAAACTAATCGGTAATAGGGCTTTGTGGGTCGTTTTGGGTTTACAAATACTGTGaacctatgatttttttttttttgtttttttgttttttttttgttttcaatgtgttatgtggttgaagacgagtaaaaagagtttgtgagtgagataagtgagagtgaaatcgACGAGAGTGATACTGAAGAGAGCGACACTAGAAAGAGTGGGTCGTTCTGGGgtttagaaatattgtgaaccTATGGTTCTTTTGTTTTCGATGTGTTCTGTGGTTGAAGatgagtaaaaagagagaatgtgagcgagataagtgagagttactagagagagcgacactagCGAGAGCGATATCAGGGAGAGCGACACCAAAGAAAGCGATACCAATAccagagagagcgacaccagggAGAACGATGTCAGCGAGAATGATACCAGCGAGATTTAAACAGAatgttttttacaattttttttgaaGGAGTTTACTAattgaatctttatttcatgcAGGAACGATTTAAGATGGCAACACGTTTCATAATACCCATAGTCGACCAATTTCTCAGTCAAGTAATGAGCTTGGCCTACATTACTAATGCGAAAAAGATTGTGAAGGAGAAGTTTACCCCAAGGCAGTTAGAGATGTTCAAGAGAACAGTTTTTGGGCGATTTGTAGACGTTGACATGGTGTTTAACAGTCCAATTATCCATCATATGTTGTTGAGAGAAGTGAAGAGGACAAGATCTGACTCAATCTCATTCTCTGTTTGTGGAAAGGTCGTCACTTTTTCGAAGGATGATTTTTTGTTGATGACTGATTTGTGGCGATCCCCTACGCGAGTTGATCAGAATGAGTAGTCTTTGTATGAACTTGCAATCAAGTATCTTGGTAATCGAGTGACGAAGGACACCTTACATGTTCGTCTActagaagaaaaatacaaggagtTGGAGTTTGAAAATGACGAAGTTGCTATGAAGATCACATTAGTCTACCATACTgaggttgcaatgatgggaaaGAACAAACAGAAAAGTGCAGTGGACCTTAAACGTTTTAAGGACGTTCAAAATATAAAGTACTACAACAGTCTAGATTGGGGTACCATTATTTGGGAGAGGACACTCGATGCTCTAAAGACTGCATTGAATGATAAGAGTAGTCTATACAAGACGAaggtgaaaggaaataaaaatttacaGTAATTTGATATGGCGATGATGTCAGCAGAGgatcaattgacattattttttaaaaattggtcatttgacattttggaccaaaaaatgggtcatccgtacaaattttcccACAAACTTAATCTTTATAATTTacaaataaattttgttttcaatcaaTCTGTTGATCTACATTGGTAAGAAagtttttttaatcttaaaatatttttaacaataggggctaaattgttacaaatagtaaaatttatggactaatACTTAATAAGatctaaaaactaaattgttacacatTTAGAAATGCATGAACTTAATCGTTGTCAATTAACATTCAAAGACTAGATTGTTattttgactaaaatattttttcaacgacatttaaaaataaatcaataaagatAGAATAGGCATAATATTGTAGGGAACTAATATAGAATTTAATCCtcaatttttgtaaaaagtaTTTAAAGAGAATAAAACAATTTGAAAAATAGTGGGTGACTTATTCAAACTTAACTATTCATGATGATGAATGATGATATAacattgatatattatattattcttGACTATATCGTTAACTAttttaaatcatatcaattcACTTCATAATGGAATAATTATTTGTCTATTTTGATTGATTTGCAAATAATTGATTGGTGAACAACCTCAACCGAATTTTAAATTATGCTAATTTacataaatatagaaaaatgaactttTCTAAATATAGTCGattaacaaaatttttatttgaattttgttggGTAGAAACTATTACCTTCATTTATAAATCTTTGGTATAAATGGTCCACAAGCTATTTGCCATCTCTTATGTAGGATATACTCAATATTATACACAAATGTAAAGAAACACTTTTTATCTTAAGAGATTATTAATGTATTTGGTTAAGAAACAAGTATACGAGATACAATACAAACACAAACACAACTCGTTATTTAGTTAAACTCTAGGATATGAATAAATCAAGAACATGTTTAttcatatatatcatttttatactTCAAAGTCAATGAGTTTATGAATTTATATGCATAAAAAACTAGATTGATATATTTCAGtctctaaattaattatatgtcattTATGCGTCTAGTTAGTATAGTTAACAAGAGTTCGATACACATTTGTTTAACACATGTTGGACCTATGTCAATGATTTACAGTACAACTAGTGTATGATGCATATATTATCGGAACTAAATGTTGATCATTGTTATACCGTGAAAAACCCATTgccttgaaagaaaaattatgcaCGACCTTGATGCTAAATCGCGTATGTCGGTTGCTCCCCAAGGTTAACACAACTTCCAAGTTCAAGCATGCACTCGCCGGAGAAAGAAATTGAACCGTTGAAATTATGTTCAGACCATAAAGAGAAACATAGAAGAGAGGGGATAAATTTTCTGTTATATCTTTATCAATAATTGAAAgtcttttaaaagaaatataagatccgtttttaaaacaaaaatggaaaaccattttgatattaattttaaaattattttaaaattaattgagattAACTCTTGGAATTAatcacaaataattaattcttgaaattaatttcaaaaattaataaaacattttttccgttttattttcttttgctatcttagtcattcccaacaatcccccaTGAATGATTGATAtagcaaacaaaacaaaaagatattttataaaaCCTATTTTCTGAGCAAAGCTAAGAGACCAAACTTAAACATTAATATCttgatgatttaaattaatgCATAGTGAAATGGGGCAAAAACTTTGTTAAAGAGAGTGAGTTgcctcttgaactttcaataactATTGTTGAGACCCCCACAACACATTTTACTCTTTAAATTTCCATTTATTTCCTGATATTAAAGTGCTATTTAAGGCTATGCACATAGAACATCAGGTCAACGTGAAAGCTCTAGAAAAAGATCCATAAACTCTCTCATAGAAGACGACTGCACCTTCACATTCACGTTTATTGCTTTatcaagtctatcgcaatagACCACGCAAAAATTGGACTATTATGACTTCATATCTAGTATTGGggtgtatgccctaaagccttgTAGTTTTGATATTAGTTGAATCAatagttgattaattttatattatttgtgcaataatccattaacttaaaattcaaggttatttgatgtagtttaaacatgtatgtggagacatacatgtggatcatatttaagtgataacttaaatggtttgtagtatatagataaagttgggtgccttatcctggtaacactactgatacgactcgctttgtagttgttacaattgttgtaatatgatgtaacttaaacatgtatgtagagacatacatatggatcatgtttaagtgataacctaaatggtttgtagtatacgGATAGGGTTGGGTGTCTTATATTGGTAACACTActgatacgacccactttgtagttgttacaattgtttgtaaagtgctacaaatgatctggtcCTGATCATTTTTGTGGAGATATGTCAGCGAGGGTAACTTAttcaaaagagtttgtataaagattaaaccacgaaatgttaagtttctctttataatgccgttgctagaagagacttacatttcaccaggatgaccatatgtaacatgactttatcctgagtgagttgtgaacttctgcctataagGGTGATCATTTGATTTGTGTGGCTGAGAGTAGCCAAATTcgtcgacttaataagcctaccattttaggaattTATCTGCTTGGGAAACTGAGAATACAGTTACATAAgaaaaaattcactccttccctatagTTAggataagaagataaattgctcctttaggGGTTgactccgggacttgaacaataaAGCTTCTCACtatctcttggcctgagaggggtctggtcatagttggactatgactaattgttcattaaagggatcagtggtacataagaagttaaatgtaactacaaggggtaaaacggtaatttgaccaactgtacttacgagcgatttgtgaagggtcaacacactgttgattggttatacccAATGgagacataaatatatttatagtgcaaagaatttaattgttgatttttagtggaatgactgatagttaatgaatgttgattaatttgattaaaaaagtttaatcaattaatctcgtatcattggagtttcaatctataggtccatgaggaccctcgttagctcaatgaggactgatgggaatcaaattaattttgatgtgatttgaattatttaaattaattatataagatacagttaaataatgtatgttgatacattatataatataatgtatgttgatacatttttatgagagaaataaatatttgaatatgattcaaatactaattatataaatatgattcatataaaaactacatgttaaaatttaatgtgaatattattcatattaaatgtaaatataattttatgagagaaataaatatttgaatatgactcaaatattaattatataaatattattctgttataatttaatgtgaatatgattcatattcaatttatatggttttatgagagaaataagtacttgaatatgattcaaatattaattatatgaatatgattcatataggaactatatgttaaaattaacaaaagagGAGAGAAAAAGTTTTCTCCCTCTCATTCACTCTTTGGTTCttctcattcttttatttatagagaagaATTTTTTCTCTTAATTCTTTTCTACTTCCCTTCTGCCAAGCTTATGTGCAATTCCACAACTCTAAACGGTTCCCGTCCCTAAGAATAACTGGGAAGATTCCGTGGTGGTGTCCGGTTGTGGTTTTCGTGGGATTGAGAAAAAATGACACGAATTGGAGAGGAACGCGAAGAATTGGTCTTCACCGGGTAAGTAATTTCTTAATCTCTTTCTCTCTAATTTGCAATGTAGAAAGCATGTTTAGGTTTATGTTTTTCCATGGTTTCCATCACTTTGAAATTTTTTCGCTctgtaaaacaaaatttagagattaatgCGTCCAATTACTTCCACTGCGGGGAATTCCAATCCCTTCAGCCATAACCAATTTTATCGAGTCTGTCAAAGACAAACCACTAAAAAAATGAGCTATGAAGATTTTACAACTATCCATCAAGTCCATATCAAGGCCACCCAAAGAAAAAACTATGAATTTTAAAGATTTTAGTTTTATCCATCAAGTCCATACTAGGGCATCGAAAGAAAGGGCTATGGAGTATTTATGGGTTTGAGTCCTATGCACACTAAGGATTCCCgaattaatctctttattggGTCTTTGGTTAGAGGATTCGCTAAATTTCTCTCAGATCTCACAAATTCGAAGGAGATAATTTCTCCTTTCAACAACTGCTTTAGAACTCTATGGATAAGGCGTTTCGCCATTGTGTACACTATATATTTTTGGCAATTCCTAAAGCAACTGTGAATCACAGGTGCAAAGAGATGGGTATTGATCATTGATGCCTCCATAATAGTGCATCTTCCAATAGGCTTCTAAGCCACTCATATTGATGCCCTGCAAATTCTATAGCAATAAATTTAGACTCCATGGTGGATCTTGTTGcacaagtctgttttgcaggctTCTATGAAATAGCTCCTTCATCCAATAAGTGTTGGGAATGATGTCCTAAAtatccttgtaatctcgtagtttgtaaactttgtgtaaacatattattgtcaataaaataagtattattttatcaACAAATACTCAATCCAAtcaactaagatccgaggttatttcatgtaatttaaacaagtatgtagagatatacaagtgggttttgtttaaataataacctaaacggtctatagtcgatggataagactgggtaccttatctggtgacactacggatacgtcctgttttgtaggtgttacaagtgttgtaaagtgctacaaatgatctgatcctgatcattcatgtggaaacagtcaagcctaccattttggggattcgtctgattgggaagctggaatacaactacacaagacaaaattcactcctttcccgatgcaggggaaagtaaataaattgctcccttaaggctgattccaggtcttgaacatattggccacaccctctcctagctcgagagggacttggtcatagtgagactatgacttattgttcattagaggaatcagtggcacttaaggagttagatgtaactataggggcaaaacggtattgtagcccaactgtatttacgagcaatttgtgaagggtcatcgccttatcgattggttatatccaatggacacataaatttatcggtagtacgaagagtgtagctgtcagtctttggtggagtgaccggcagttaacaggtgttgggtaatttaattaaagagtttaattaattatccgagtaccattggagcttcaatctacaggtccataaggtcccctctatagctcaacatggatttaattgagatttatctttggattaatttaaagtgttcaaattaattgagagaattaattacatatggtagttattatatatatatatatattctattttattaatttaattaaaatttctaaaaagagaaggagttataactctcttCCCTATTCTTTCAAGTTAATTTATGTGAGATTCAAGAAGTTGAATTAATCATCATCTTCCTTAATTCTCTCAGAGAAGAAGTGTTCTCTCTAAGAAAAACTCATAGGGAAGAAAAGTTCTTTGCAtccctctcctcctctccataTCCTTCCCTCTTCTAAGGATTCAAGTAAAGCCCACgactcttgcttgaatcctttatcccaagagaatacagagggttcttaagtggtggtgtccacgTGAAAAAGGAGATCCGCGTGGAAAGAGTTCTGTTCGTGGCTTGTACGAGGGATTTGTTGAAGacagagttcttcaaaggtaagggtttctgaaaccctatataattattttaaggCATCCTGTAATTTTAAGTAAGCGCATATCTtgttgttttactgtaaaactttatattcaataaaaatggaatttgggacaatctttgcttccgctcaaaggatcTTTCtgaaaatttccttcaattggtatcaaagtctagatttctgattccaaattccattcgctTTATTGAATCGATTTACAGTAATGGTgggttttatatttttcattctggTTAATGCGATGAATGCTTGCGGATCGATTTTTttatggatgtttcgggatagaaTTCTATGCTTAAggctttttttaatttacaaatttggtttgtaaaggcccctgtatttttgggcattaattgttgcaatcgagtttgtaatttgAAGTTTTTGAATCGCTCGTGATGTTCCAGAGGATTCAAAGAAGGGTTGCAGAGCGTTGTTTCGATGAAGAAGACGAAACAGAGGTTCCAGATCGTGTAGCTACAGTTAAACGATCGGGTAGCTCTTGCTATGCGATCAggtagcttttgctaaacgatcgtgtaacatttgctaaatgatctCATAGTTAATGTTAAGTGATCGTGTTgcattttctacacgatcgcacagTAGTTTGCTGAATAATCGCGCGCTTCTTTAGTTGCTTAATGCATGGTTGCATGTTAGACGATTGCatagactttcatgctcatctaATAGTCATTAGCTATGCGATTGCATAGTCTTTCATGCTCGATGCATGGCACGTTTGCTACACGATTAGCTACAAAGTGGTTCTTTGAAGGACGGTTCGGtttgagcggttcaagacccagttcaccGTTCCAAACTAGTTGActcaaattttgtaatagttagccttttattttctcctttttagAGATcttatcccggtccattaactGTTACTGTAAATATTAATGCTATGTATGtttaaaattatatgtcataatgtacgTTATATAGTTtgaaaacccaccataggttatgcatttattttcatgcatcatttatattataagtgttataatatatgtatatgcatgatttaatttcatagcatgctcatgcatcatataatataagcgttatactatatgcttgcatgcataaataacatagccatgcatcatttatattataatcgttataatatatagtttggatgTATGCATGTGACGTATGTTATTTGTTTtgattactttgttatatataagtgttatatatatgtagtaatgaaatgaacattgcatgaagcatgatattactttaggtaatcttataagtgttataatttttataaagtatatcaatggTTGCAAtgtaggttttaatttgtttcattcactttataagagttataaataaatgaaattagaaattaaaatcaataactaagAGTTTCATACAAAC from Benincasa hispida cultivar B227 chromosome 10, ASM972705v1, whole genome shotgun sequence carries:
- the LOC120088943 gene encoding uncharacterized protein LOC120088943, which codes for MATRFIIPIVDQFLSQVMSLAYITNAKKIVKEKFTPRQLEMFKRTVFGRFVDVDMVFNSPIIHHMLLREVKRTRSDSISFSVCGKYLGNRVTKDTLHVRLLEEKYKELEFENDEVAMKITLVYHTEVAMMGKNKQKSAVDLKRFKDVQNIKYYNSLDWGTIIWERTLDALKTALNDKSSLYKTKVKGNKNLQ